TTTTTGGCTCAAATGTGTATTCAAAGCATCTGAAGAATATCTCCCTGTTTCAACTCTCATACAGTTCCTTTGTTAAGTACACTTTGCTAAATTTAGTAAAACTCTAACTAGACTCAACGTGGCAAAACACCACCAAACATACATCACATGAATGTCTTATGCAGAAACAAGTCTCTGCATTTCTCATGTTAATGAACAGAGGAAGGTCACAAGACAAGGAAAGGAAACACTGAAGAGAACAGGGACAGGGCAGCGTCAGTCAAATCCAGGTTTGGTCCAGGTCTGAGTTTCACTAAAAGGTGGAATCTTCAAATCCCACGACAGGTAATCATTCTCCAGCAGAACCCCGAGAGCACACAGGTTTTTCCTCCAGACTGGGCCAGCACACCTGTGTTTGATTTTAAGATCTTCACCAGCTCTGGATTAGCTGGACCAGGACTGTTTCAGCAGCTCTGGAACattagcaaacacacacacacacacaataacctTCCTCTTTTTTAATCTCTGACCTCACACTCTGCTGACTCAACGCCTCCTGGCTCTGAGAAAGTTCCATCTCTGCCTCCCCAGTGCCGTCAGGagcctttctcttcttctctttctccagaaCCTACACAAAACAGACCCTTTTACGTCACCTACACCTCGTTCCCAGGCTGCGGTCAGGTAAAACGGTCGCCACGGTCACCTTTTTAAAGTAGGCAAACTGCATGAGCTGCAGGGCGGTTTCCGCGTCACCGAGGTCGATGGTTTTACTCATACGGGCTTTGGCGTGGGCCGTGGCCAATCGGATCATCGTCTCCAGAGCTCGGGCCGTCACAGGCATTGTCTGCACACAGAACAGCCTCAGCAGTCAAATCAACAGAACAGAGTACAACGGCTTCAATAGGGATGACTGAGCTGTACAGCAAAAACCACACTTCAAAAGACATTTAACCAGAATGTTCCGCCAACCTTCATGACACACTAAAATAACACAGTGTGCACACAGACCCTTGCTGAGTCACTGTTGACTTGGTCGTGACTCCGGAGTCTGGAGTATTCCTCGGCGATGTAGTCGGCAGCCTCCTGAGTCAGGACAGGCCTCACCAGCTTGGCCACGTGAATGTACTTCCTGATGAACTCCATGGTAACGACCTTATCTCTGCAAGTTAAGAGCACAAATGGTTCGCGGTGTCGCCGACTCTGGCCTCATCTCAAATTctgttacagttaaataatATAAACAGCAAGTTTCTGCATCAAAGCAGAGGAGACAACTCAGGGCCTCGAGACTGGGAGTGAGGCCCAGAAACATTTTGGTCCAATCGTTCCCTCTGTCCATTCATTAATGTCATCAGACACATTCACTAGTGTCATCTGAGACATGGAAGTGAAAGTACTTTCAAAACTGGTAGGATGTAACCATGTCTCACGTGTCCACTTAACTGTtgcatagacagagacagaaatgccATCCTGAAGAGAATGGGGAGTTCAGCACTGCTGACAAGATTCAGCCGGCACTCAACcccaaggtgtgtgtgtgtgtgtgagatgagagtGGAGGTGTTTTTACGGAACTTTCTCTTCCTGTGCCCGTGCAGAACGTTGTCTTTTTTCTCATAGATCTGGAGCTCCTGCTCTGATGCCTCTGTGATGTTTGGATCCTCTGTGGCAAACAGGTCCACAGTGCTCCCCAAAGGCATCGCTAATCAAGCAAAGAACAAATCCAACACACTCAAATCAAAATCAGTCCTTTGAGTCAATGTTCCTGAaagatcacccccccccctttctttcctgGATTAAACCTGAAATGATGGTCCACAGGTTAAAGCTATGACCAGGTGTGTGTCACTACTGGATTGTGTCTGTTTAGTTGTTTCATTTCTTcctgaccactagagggcagatTCACCTGCTCCCTCCTGCTCTCCTGGGGCACGATATCGGTGCATGCGCAACACGTGCTCCGAGATCTCGCGATCGCTGTCGGGATCCATCTGATCCAGAACAATGAAGAGCAGATCAAATCGGGAGAGGAGAGAGTCCTGAAGTCCGATGTTTTCCATTGGGCTTTTATACTGGTCATACTGGGGAGGAGGACAAAAAGAGTCACAGTGAGTTTTAAGCCCTGATCTGTTGCTGCTATAGGAGACAGAAGACAGTGGCCTAATTACAAGCTGTTATGTAATTAAATGCTAGTTTACAGTTAGCATGTCTTGCCCTTTGCATTCAGAACATTAAGAATGCACAGTGGCTGGTTCCTATATTTCTTTTCATGGAGACACCACCATCAGTGACTTACCCTCCCATAGACAGGGTTGGCAGCAGCTAGCACACTGCAGCGAGCGTTTAGCCGCGCCTGAATCCCGGCTTTAGCGATAGTCACTCTGCCTTGTTCCATCACCTCGTGGATGGCCGTGCGATCCATGTCAGACATCTTGTCGAACTCGTCGATACACACCACCCCCCTGTCAGCCAACACCATCGCCCCCGCCTCCAGACGCCGCTCTCCTGGAAACAGCAGTACACGgatggagaggtgtgtgtgtgtgtgagtgtgtacgtgtacaGATTTAAAGACGAGGGGATAAGTGACTGACTCAGGGAAGAGGTGACATTTGGTCTGTTGTCGTAAAATGTaggtacccacacacacacacacacacacacacccacacacacacccccacacacacacacacacacacacacacacacccacacacacacccccacacacacacacacacacacacacacacacccacacacacacacacacacacactcacacactcacacactcacacactcactgcatacacacacacacacacacacacacacacacacacacacacacacacacacacacacactcttgactCTGAGgtttttaaagagaaagagaattttaGGTTCATGTTTATTGTTTACGGTTGTCATGGTGATCATTCCAGCTGCACCTGGTACTCCTGACCAGCTCAGCTGAGTGAGGAACATGGAAACATGATCAGAGGAGGAGAGCATGGGCCAACCTGTTAAAACAATGACCATCATACTCTGTCCCTGCTCGGCAGGTGTGTGGAGGgaccagctctgtgtgtgtgcgtgcgtgcgtgttacCGGTGTCTTGATCCGTGGTGACGGCAGCAGTCTAAGTCACCCCAGACAACCCGTGGCCGGGGTGTgtcggtgtgcgtgtgtgtgcacaaaagagagacagtgtgcgtgtgtgtgtgtgtgtgtgtgtgtgcgtgttaccAGTGTCTTGATCTGTGGTGACGGCAGCAGTCAGTCCCACTCCAGACGACCCGCGGCCAGTGGTGGGGATGGCTCTCGGCGCCGTAAACAGAACATACCGGAGCAGCTGAGACTTTGCCACGGATGGATCCCCTGATAACCACGGCAACAAAGACATTTAGGATTCGTCTGCGCTCCTCACTGGATTACTCCGtttaaaacatcaaaagcaTCTCGACGCACCTCATCACACCACGATACACGGGGTTAAAAATTAACCAGCGTCATAAATGTACCATCTCCTCTCATTACCGTGGGTCTAACTGAGGAACGGAGCTGCGTGCAGTCAAACCTATGAGCAATATGTTGATGTCTCCTCGGATGCGTGTTCCGTTCTCCAGGTTTGTCTCGTTTCCACCCAGGAGCAGACACAGTATGGCCTTTTTTATATACTCGTGACCGTGAATACTCGGGGCCAGGGAACGACTGAGGTGCTCAAACacatcctaacacacacacacacacacacacacacacacacacacagatgtcactGAAAAAAGGGTCACATATTCAGAGATCAGTGGGCAAAAGCTGCAGGTCAAACAAACTTATCACCCAACTTCCACAAGGGGGCAGCATTTCCCCATTGAAGGTTTCACTGCAACTCATCAGCTAAGGGTGGAGAAAGTACCAGTTTCCTGGGTTACATATTTTtacaatacaacaacaacatctgaATCTAATTAACAGTCTGTGGCTTTTCAGCAGTGTAGCTGTGCAAGTCTGAAGTTCATCGAGGCAAGTTAAATATGCATTTTCATCTGAAGTTCAGTGAAGCAAGTGAAATGTGATTTTCCCTGACAACACTAAGGCTGGACGGCATTACCAAATGAATGACGAGTCTTTTCCCTCTTTAGTCTTACTTTAGAGTGAGTTTTAGAGAATTTCTTGATCTTGGCGATGTCATCAGCGGAGAAGTTCGGAACAATCTCCTTACTCATTAGCTTCACGTTACTGGCTAGCAGAATCGTTCTGcacaggagagaaaggaggaaaaaaacatattatatTGTTGGGGGCCAAGAGATTGTTTTCCAACCATTCATTTGAAGGCAGTCAGTAACTCCAATGACTGAGAGAGGATGCACTTTTTCCAgctggaatgttccagaatgacagatttcacttcacttcactggACACCCGTTCATTTACCCCAATGGAAAACACTGGGGCCATACTGGTGCCCAAAACAAATTcactttgtcacacacacacacacacagagacacgcttgcatgtacacacacacacctgaaggtTCCTGAGGTGAAACCACCCTGTTTGGCAGGCAGGCATCGGTATACGCCCACCAGCTGCACGCGATCGCCGGGTTTGACCCGGTCAACGAGGTCGTCGTCGGCGATAATGTCGACGGAACGCGGCAGCTGTCCGGCGGGAGCTTTCTCAGGCATTTCCTGAATGGTCAGAGTCTGGTGGTCTTTATATGAACAGAGCCCGAATTCGGTTTCCAAAGGATTATTCTCTTCATCCTgaccacagaaaaaacacatttatcttAGAGAGCAGCACTCTCTCCAAACTCCAATACAGATGTTTCAAATATCCAAAGACTTGAGGAGATGTGTAGACCAAATACTTCTCACCGACGTCTCAGATACGTTTTAATAACTGCGTTAGCAAAGCCGTCTGCGTGGCGGAGAAGTAACTAAATGACTTCCACTGAAAAGTGGCATCTGGAATCAAAACCACTCAATATGCGATCACGGTGAACCAGTGTGTGATCATTCTCCATTTACACAAACGCAGGCTTTAATAttaacacaccaaacacagtcaaaccaTTGCGTGTCGTACCATCAGTGACAGTCACACcacttcacacagagagagggggagagcacaagagagacagacagacaaacaaacagagaaagagagagagagaaaaaacatttttcacctTGGTAGGGTAGATGGAACTGGATGGAAAAGCGTCCAGTGAGGTGAGGTCAGTGTACTTCCTCTCCAGGGTTTTCTTGGTGGCCGGACAGTAGTGGACACTGCGGAGAATTTTTGGTCTCACCAGAGAACCTACACAGGGTACGACCAAGGAAACAGCAAAAACGCCTCATGTTTATTTAACATGCCccttcacacatgcacagagccTGTAAGAATCTCTAAATCCAATCAAATCATACAGGACAATAAAGCAGTATTCAGAGTGATAGCCAAGAACCGACAGATTTTGTTATTGATTTTGGTCAAACAATTGACAGATAAAATGGAAAGTAACTGGAGCCCCAGAGTCATCTCTTACACAAACAATGTTGAAAAAGAACATTCGGGAAACATTAATATAACGTGAACCTTACACTTGGTGACtatgccctccacacacacgaGGTTGCCCAGGAAACGTGCGCTGAGCGTGCGTGGAGTCACGTGCTTCGTCCCAAAGCTCCCCTCAAACCCAACGTGGAACTCATCAAACTGTTTGGCGTAAGTCGCGTCAATGGATGCTACCAAGTCTTTCAGGGCTCCCTGGAAAGCGAGTAGTTCACCGAAAGCATTCTTTAGCagcctgtggagagagaggaagatcaGAGTAGAATCTGTTTAAACCGCTACGATCAAAATGATAATACATTGGATTAGATTTCTCTCATGACTTTTCCAATAGTCACCATCAGCAAACGGATGCATTTTAGAGGTgaaaacagagcacaaaatAAGGACAGAGAGCCCAGAGGGTAGCAGTGATTTGGGGCAGTTCAGAGGATCTGTCTGAACATGGAACCTGTTGCAGTTTATCGGAGTACAGTAAACGTAACATGTCTGGGCTGTACCAGGAGATCACAGTCCACTCTTATTAAGAGATCATTCAGTATCTCTTTAACTGTCttaaagggggggagggggggggggtgtaacgGTTTGGGTTTTTACTCCCTGTTAAAGGAGTGTCAGAGGAGTGACTCCCTGTTATACCTCCCAGGACATCTGCCTGTTCTGGGTCAGAAGTGGACGTGTGCATGTCCGGAGTTTATGAGGCGAGTGTGAGAAACTCTACGACTGCAGCCCTGGGTCAGACCCAAAGCTCTTAAagctgtggggggaaaaaaaaaaaaaacgatgttAACGACGGAGAGAGCGCTACTCACTCTTTGGCTCGTTTCTCATTCCTCCTCCGAAGGTCGTTGATGTTAACGATGAGGCGATGTTGTCCTTCAGACACCATACTTCTGACCTTCTCGTGATAAACACCCTGATCTTGCTGTCAAACGGtgtgaaacacaaaaaacatcacGTCAGATCACGTGGAACGGGAACAGTTCCGTTTACCTATTAcctaattatttatttactcttctAACCAAAAGGTTACTCACGTCATCATCCAGAAAATCCAAGTATTCTCTTTGTGCCTCCCGCAGGGCTACGTCCTCAAAGCCAACATCCATCTCACTTCGCCTGTGAACCAGTGTTACCCGATTCAGACACTTACCATTACACACAGAGGACTCAGACATATtacaaattcagttttttttttatgtaccaCATACACAAGTGTAAACCAAGAACTACCTTCTACCTCCtccttctcatttttctttgtctacTTCTTACCTAATCGCCCAGGATAAGAGAGACCAAGCcaagaacacagagaagaacTAAACCAGCTGATAAAATAAAACCCCGAGAACAAGTAACTCAAGACGGCGCACGCCTGCACTTCCCCATAATCTGTGTTTATGAGAAAAGTCATTGTATGAAACCCAGCCAATCAACTAACAACATGTAACAGCCAATTAATCAATCAAGTTGAGAGTGGGTGGATGGGttgtatacttttttttttttttgccaaatccCAGCCCACTTGGTTTGTGGTTTATTGATTGACCTTGAGTACCACGGTATCGACCTTGAATACCATGTTTCTTGCGTTTGAGAAGTACAGTGCATCTTAAAACACACTATGATCAGACATGTGTTGGAGATGTAATTGGTCGGAGAATGTATTGTCAcaaatatatatctttttttttttctcagtctaaCGCAAAACATCCTGAAAcagcgtttaaaaaaaagcatttgtgaCGTGGTGGCTTATTCTTCTGCGGCTGTAAATCTTCACGACTCTCGGTGACACACGCTTGCATTGCTTGCATACAAACGAGCTCATTTTCCCCTTGACGACATTCTGTTGGCAACCGCGTACTCTTCTCTCCTCGCTGACGTAACACAAAAGGGTCTCAAACAGTGGTCTCCTTTGCTTCATGTTGACCAGGCCTATTCATGTCCCCACATTCAGCCTCTCACTGCCCCTACCGCCTTAATAACCACCCTCTGGGACAACGCGTATCTAATTAGGCATGGGTTCTCACACTAGGGGAGATACTACGCATTGTTATGCTTCTCGGTCACAAGGTGTGTCTCCTGCTGACATACCTCCTTCGTGAAGTGGGGCGTGAGAGCAGCCAGGTAATCGCGAGAATTCAGAGTTATGTTGTGAATCGAAATTGGCTTCTTCGAGAACACAAACGTAGTGAGTggattttgtaaaaacaaatagtCAAATGTGAGCGTCGTCTCCAAAGTTAGTAAGTattcttcatttattcattaatttgcACTATTTTATATGACGTACagagtttttttaaatttccttttcaaaactgaGTTTGACCGAAACTGAAGAATGTTTCCTTGTTGTCAAGTGCGCCCGCAATATACCTGtgaaatggttttattttcGTCTAGGGATACGTTTTcaacacaaagtcaaactcgCAGCTTCACCTCTTGGACtatgttagggttttttttatttaatcaaaGAATTGCAACGCACTGAATTCTTAAATCAACTGACTTTGAATGGCGTTCGGATTGTTTTAATGTCCTTAGGGGTCGAGTGTAGCGTAGCCTACTATGTCTTTAAAACTGTTACTAAAGTGTAAAGTTCTCGTATTGACGTGCTAGTTTTGATCAGTTTCCTCGCCGCGGTCATAAAATGGTCCAAAGGTTTATTAAGTCTGACAAAACGTGTTTTTCCTTCTTGAATGGTAGCCTACAGACATGAGTCAGCCGCCCAGAAGTAACCGGGGGCAGAGGGAGCGAAACGGGGGTGGCAACAGGGAAAACCGCCACAACGATAGACCACCGCCCAGCGACAGGTGAATGGCGGTTGTGGAGTGACTGACATGAgaagtttggatttttttttttaacttaatacAGATGGTCACTGCTAAACTTTAAACGCAACAGACCCTACGGTAATGCTCTCAGTTAGTTTGACACTGTGCTCAGAATCTCCGACACCTAAATGGTTCTTTCCCTCCCCCAGGTCGAGCCGACCCCCATATTACCCGGACGAGCGCTCACAACCGCGCCCAGCTCGGAGCGCCCCCCGAAAACAAAAAACGGAGTcgaaatgcacacacatctgctctaggagaggtaagtgtgtgtgtgtctgtgtctgtgtgtccgctCATATCGTGTGACCATGGTTCTTTCTAAAGATGTAGTCtagttttgttctctctctaagCCACACCTACTGATACTACACCTGGACTTCCTGTTCTTCTCTAGAGTACTTGTCAGACAGGTTTTAGCTGTGGTTTTGGTTCCATTCTGTGTTATTCCTTTTCTGtgaacacatcacacattttaacctgtaacttttttttttttttgtcagagaagTCTCTGAACAATCTTCAACGAGCAATTAGAGGCTTAGAAATGagaaataatgtaatgtcaccTGATACcacagtactctctctctctctctctctctctctttctctttctctcttgcttgcgCTTTAATTTGTGTATATGGAagctgatgtgtgagtgtgtatggttGATGATGAGGTCTtcggtctgtgtttgtgtttcaggtaTAGTGCTGATATGTGCAGTCCTGACCAACGTTTTGGTTCTGATCTGCATTGTGTCCGCGTACATCACCATGTCGGGAATGTCCAGGATGAGCAGTTTCGCGGGAGGGAGTTTCATTGGCGCCAACATTCCCTTCGAGGGCACGGAGCTGCAGCAGGTCCGTGACCTCGACATGCAGTACGGGCAGATGAGAGCTCCGGGGGTCTACGGGGGCGTGGCCTTCAGCCTCGTCATGGGCGTCGTCTCACTCCTGTTCGTCGTGTCAGGGAACAAGCCTGCTCACCGGCTGCCGCGCAAACTCCTGGTCTGTCAGTTCATCTTCCAGCTGGTGGGGGGTGTGGCCTACGTGGTTGCCGTGGGTTTGTACCTGCACTTTGTGATCAAAGTCAACTCGACAGAAGTGTGTCAGATGCGCGAGAGACTGTACGCGCGGAACGGCCAGTCGTGGATGAATTGTGACGTGAGCGGGGCGGACGCCGCCGTCGCGTTGTTCGGACTCTTAACGGCCATTCTCTATGCGGCGGGGACCATTCTCACCTTCCAAACGATTCGCTACGTTCAGCAGTACCACAAGGACCGTAAACACTACGAAGCAGAGCGCCAGTCACGTCCCAGAGCCACCCAGAATGCACCTCTCCAGCCAGATGCCTACGTTTAGGGCCCCTTTATAGAACCAAAAATCTGCCTGTAGACAGGCCATCTGAAttttccccctctgttttttttaaaggtgaacTCTGtcttttatgctttttttgGATTTACTCTATGGACCAATGTTTGAACTCAAGGTTcacactaacacgcacacacaaacacacacacacacacacacacataggtaacacgcaaacacactcctGCTGTATTCAAATGTGATAAACTCCTGAAAGTGTCTTAATACACAGTATGTTAACTTAAATCTTAACACACggttttaaatataaatgagtGTAGACTATACATGTGCACAATGATTCAGTTAACTGTGATGAAAGGGTTATAACAAGCAgaggtaaataaaacaaacattttatacaTCTCTTTTATACGAGTTCTTGATTTTCGCTAGTTGTTTCCTCATGATTTTAACTGCATTGTTTTCCAAAAGTCTAAAGGTCTTTCtggctcctgtctgtctgagggttGGGATAGACTTacaattttacagttttgttatttgacagacgcttttagccaaagccacttacaatcagtgcatcagttgggtttctaatacctcatgagcagagatcacaataagactgagcgtcaatttaccccttcgtattgcgcccctggaatactttgacaaacacagatacaaaactttttttttttttttctctctaaggaaagggagggttaggcagtgggggacaggtgagttctaaagaggtgggttttcagtttcttgcggaagatggatagagattccgcagtcctaactgtatgagggaggtcgttccaccaccgcggggcaatggcggagaagaggcgtggtcgggaggagcggctgccgggttcccggagtgagggggccgtcagttgaccagaggtcgtaaaGCGGAGGGTCATAGTGGGGGTTTACGGAGTTATAAGGGACTGAaagtatgatggggcggagcctcttgtggcctggtaggccagcaccagtgtcttgaactggatgcgggcagctaccggaagccagtggagcgcagtaagcagtggagtgacatgagagtgcttagggagggtgaagaccaggcgtgcagcggcattctgcacgagctggagcggcctgatggcgcaggtcggtaagccagccagtaggacgttgcagtagtccaggcgggagatgacaagcgcttggaccaggagctgggttgcctgttgcgtgaggaatgggcggattctcctgatattgtatagggagaatctgcaggatcgagtgactgccgcgatgtgaccggagtaggtcagctggttgtcgaaggttacgccaaggtttttggctgctatggtggggaacaccacagatccctcgactTCCTCTGGTGGCTGTGACACCAAGCCCAACAGGTTTTCACGAGTCCTTCCACATCCAGTGTGTAATCCCATGGATAGTGTAAAAAATTCGGAACACCGTTAAGACAGTGTGCTTAGTTTAAAACGCTTAGATTGTAAGCAGGGTGATTGCTGCCATAGAAACTTACGTTGTTTACTGTATGCGCAGACAGCCGTTTTCTCTGGTCCTGAGACGCACAGTTAAGACGAAGTCTCGGTCAAAACACTTttaaccactagatggcgacaAGCTTCTAAATTCCAGATGTGGTTCGGCACTCCTGTCAGGACGGAATCTGCTGTTCCAATCtcgctgttttgtttgtaactAAACTGAAATCGTCCGTATACGTTCATATCTTTGCTTATCGGCTGATCATGTGGACAGTTCTATGGAACTGTGAATACCATGTCAAGATAAGAACCCACATCCGACAGAATATTCAACATGTCAGACCTCTGGATAATGTTTAACTATAGATAACCCCATTCCCTTACCTTACACGCGTAGTAGCAAACCCAGAGGATCAGAAAAAGCTACACATTTGTCATGACACATTTGTAATGCAAATCGGGAGCTTCATGAGAGAGGTTAGTATTTaatccaagttttttttttcgtatggTTGATAACTTTGAACATGTCAAAAGTAGCGAATGATATGGTAGCAATATTTGGCACAGGTTCAGTGGTTTTGCTCGGAAGCACTAAAACTTGTCAACTTGCCCTTCTTTTTGGATAACGTCGTTTTCCCCCATATATTTAGGCACTGATGACTAAGACAGAAATTACACAGGGAAACTCCGTACATACGCAAGCAATACGAGTGTAGGTACATGTGAGTTCTGGAATAGCCAATATGTTTTCGTTTCCTTCCTCATTTCTGTATccatctctcactttctctttgaCTTTCATGCACTCTCAGCTGATCTCAGCACTGAGTCAGCCTGTCTGTGCACCGTTCAGAGTCCGGACTTGTAAATGCGTAAGGCGAAGGTAAGTTCAGTCGGACTTCGCTGCTGATATTGTCCATTAGCAGAGGGCAATGGTATAACTAGCTGAGCTATCGAAGCGTTAATCATTCATTAAAATTTAGATTGGCAGAGATCTAAAGACTTTTCAAAAGTTTAGGGTCAAAGAATGACGCAGAGTGTACATTTCTTTTGTGCAGTTGGGAAGCGTCGCATAGTTTGTCAGCACATGGTCAgcgaagggagagagagagaaagaatgagaccAAGATGTTAAAGGGgtgaagagtcagagagagagagagagagagagagagagagagaagaatttcTGGGGGCGGAGTGCAGGAGAGGGGATTTGTTTGAATCCTTTATTCCGTAGGAGAAAACACCCCGTGTTTTTTCAAAGCGCGTCCACTCTGTCGCTTAGCAACAAAGAGAACGAACAGTGACTGGCTGCTTTTCGGTTCCATTCGGTTTTAATGGAAATTAATGTGGTTCACCACAATCACACGGTTAAGGTCACTTTGGAGTCAACGGGCTTAGCCTGCACATtgctttctgtctgtatgtgagagagagagagagagaaagcgtgatactaaaacacaaactcatgttgctctgctctgtgtgattCTCACACCCTTGAAGTCTGTTCAGCAATCACCTGTAGCCGCGTGTAAGACAAACACTAcaaagatctgtgtgtgtgtgtgtgtgtgtgtgtgtatcagcaaAACTAGGGCTGTGTTGAGCATGAaaaggtttgtgtttgtatttttatctaATGAAGccctttactgtgtgtgtgtgtgtgtgtggggggggtgtctctgtacatgaaagagagaggggagggtgaTTTAACGCTTTGCTTTATACACATATACTCAACGGACGCCATCAGGTTTGGAAAATGAACCGTTCTCTGTTAAAGCTGGAGAACGTTAGGATGTACTGACCCAGAACAGATCAGTTGGGTTGAGATGCTGGTGCTCAATCCCAGCCCGAAGGCAACCACACAGATCATCAGTGGTCttaaagaacttttttttaacccgTTTTATTTTGCCGTTCCACTCTGACAAATTTCATTGG
This sequence is a window from Chanos chanos chromosome 4, fChaCha1.1, whole genome shotgun sequence. Protein-coding genes within it:
- the mcm3l gene encoding DNA replication licensing factor MCM3-like — encoded protein: MDVGFEDVALREAQREYLDFLDDDQDQGVYHEKVRSMVSEGQHRLIVNINDLRRRNEKRAKELLKNAFGELLAFQGALKDLVASIDATYAKQFDEFHVGFEGSFGTKHVTPRTLSARFLGNLVCVEGIVTKCSLVRPKILRSVHYCPATKKTLERKYTDLTSLDAFPSSSIYPTKDEENNPLETEFGLCSYKDHQTLTIQEMPEKAPAGQLPRSVDIIADDDLVDRVKPGDRVQLVGVYRCLPAKQGGFTSGTFRTILLASNVKLMSKEIVPNFSADDIAKIKKFSKTHSKDVFEHLSRSLAPSIHGHEYIKKAILCLLLGGNETNLENGTRIRGDINILLIGDPSVAKSQLLRYVLFTAPRAIPTTGRGSSGVGLTAAVTTDQDTGERRLEAGAMVLADRGVVCIDEFDKMSDMDRTAIHEVMEQGRVTIAKAGIQARLNARCSVLAAANPVYGRYDQYKSPMENIGLQDSLLSRFDLLFIVLDQMDPDSDREISEHVLRMHRYRAPGEQEGAAMPLGSTVDLFATEDPNITEASEQELQIYEKKDNVLHGHRKRKDKVVTMEFIRKYIHVAKLVRPVLTQEAADYIAEEYSRLRSHDQVNSDSARTMPVTARALETMIRLATAHAKARMSKTIDLGDAETALQLMQFAYFKKVLEKEKKRKAPDGTGEAEMELSQSQEALSQQSVRKRSRMSKDDTDEMEPGDESDPYEFSEKENTQPSQRSRPASQRISQRRKEEISQDRLKTFKAALLKAFKATRSQSVAVPDLLNLINKGQAEEFDPQEVTVLLERMQDDNQVMVSEDVVFLI
- the LOC115809184 gene encoding MARVEL domain-containing protein 3 produces the protein MSQPPRSNRGQRERNGGGNRENRHNDRPPPSDRSSRPPYYPDERSQPRPARSAPRKQKTESKCTHICSRRGIVLICAVLTNVLVLICIVSAYITMSGMSRMSSFAGGSFIGANIPFEGTELQQVRDLDMQYGQMRAPGVYGGVAFSLVMGVVSLLFVVSGNKPAHRLPRKLLVCQFIFQLVGGVAYVVAVGLYLHFVIKVNSTEVCQMRERLYARNGQSWMNCDVSGADAAVALFGLLTAILYAAGTILTFQTIRYVQQYHKDRKHYEAERQSRPRATQNAPLQPDAYV